Proteins encoded by one window of Deinococcus radiodurans R1 = ATCC 13939 = DSM 20539:
- a CDS encoding PfkB family carbohydrate kinase, with protein sequence MDLTPRERELLDLIRAAPLATPEELARQLGTTRAAVNVHVSNLLKKGALLGRGYVLAGEAPQKVVVVGGANMDLKARVRGEAVPGTSNPGVTSQSPGGVARNVAENLARLGVSAALVSAVGPDSLGDVLLRETEAAGVDVSGVLRVSGAATGSYTAVLGAGGELLLAVAAMDVMEHLTPAALRGLRASLRGAAWVVADGNLPADTLPTLLALAAETGVRVVYEPVSVPKAARLRPALAAGHVPYAVTPNLAELAALVGREVADSPAAIREAALELHALGAELVWVRRGERGSVLSLPDESHELPALPAAVVDVTGAGDAMLAAFLAGLVAGLTPLHAAREGHAAAALTVESPLTVVPDLSRAAIQARLAQS encoded by the coding sequence ATGGACCTGACCCCGCGCGAGCGTGAGCTGCTCGACCTGATTCGCGCCGCGCCGCTCGCCACCCCGGAAGAGCTTGCCCGGCAGCTCGGCACGACGCGGGCGGCGGTGAACGTGCATGTCAGCAACCTGCTGAAAAAAGGGGCGCTGCTCGGGCGCGGGTACGTGCTGGCCGGTGAGGCGCCGCAGAAGGTGGTGGTGGTCGGCGGGGCCAACATGGACCTCAAGGCGCGCGTGCGGGGCGAGGCGGTCCCCGGCACCAGCAACCCCGGCGTGACCAGCCAGTCGCCCGGCGGCGTGGCGCGCAACGTGGCCGAGAATCTGGCGCGGCTGGGGGTGTCGGCCGCGCTGGTGTCGGCGGTGGGGCCCGACAGCCTGGGCGACGTCCTGCTGCGCGAGACGGAGGCGGCGGGGGTGGACGTGTCGGGCGTGCTGCGGGTGTCCGGCGCGGCGACCGGCAGCTATACGGCGGTGCTCGGCGCGGGTGGCGAGTTGCTGCTCGCGGTGGCGGCGATGGACGTGATGGAGCACCTGACCCCGGCGGCCCTGCGCGGCCTGCGGGCCTCCTTACGCGGCGCCGCGTGGGTGGTGGCCGACGGCAACCTGCCCGCAGATACCCTGCCCACGCTGCTCGCCCTCGCCGCCGAAACCGGCGTGCGGGTGGTCTACGAGCCGGTCAGCGTGCCCAAAGCGGCCCGCCTGCGCCCCGCGCTCGCTGCCGGGCACGTGCCCTACGCCGTGACCCCCAACCTCGCCGAACTCGCTGCCCTGGTGGGACGTGAGGTGGCCGATAGCCCGGCGGCCATTCGGGAAGCGGCGCTGGAACTGCACGCGCTGGGCGCCGAACTCGTCTGGGTGCGCCGGGGCGAGCGCGGCAGCGTGCTCAGCCTGCCCGACGAGAGTCACGAGTTGCCCGCCCTCCCCGCCGCCGTGGTGGACGTGACCGGCGCCGGAGACGCCATGCTCGCCGCCTTTCTCGCCGGGCTGGTGGCGGGCCTCACCCCGCTTCACGCCGCCCGCGAGGGTCACGCCGCCGCCGCGCTGACGGTGGAAAGCCCGCTCACCGTCGTCCCTGACCTCTCACGAGCGGCCATTCAGGCCCGCCTCGCCCAATCTTGA
- a CDS encoding pseudouridine-5'-phosphate glycosidase produces the protein MTSKPSNDRLHSYLDLQPEVAAALSQGRPVVALESTIISHGMPYPQNVEMARGVEQIVRDNGAVPATIAVLGGRLKVGLSADELELLATDKAVQKISTRDLPVTVALGGHGATTVASTMRIAALAGIRVFATGGTGGVHRGAGETMDISADLLELARTDVCVVSAGVKSILDIGLTLEVLETQGVPAITLGADEFPAFYSRRSGFSSPLTVQTPAEAARVLKVKWDLGLTGGVLLANPVPETAEIPAEEMETHITRALADMAALGLSGKDTTPYLLGRIVELTGGRSLETNIALVRHNAAAAAQVAAEYARLG, from the coding sequence ATGACCAGCAAACCCAGCAATGACCGCCTCCATTCTTACCTCGACCTTCAGCCCGAAGTCGCCGCCGCGCTCTCGCAGGGCCGCCCGGTGGTGGCGCTCGAAAGCACCATCATCAGCCACGGGATGCCCTACCCGCAAAACGTGGAGATGGCGCGGGGCGTGGAGCAAATCGTGCGCGACAACGGCGCCGTGCCCGCGACTATCGCTGTGCTCGGCGGGCGGCTCAAGGTGGGGCTGAGTGCCGACGAGTTGGAGCTGCTCGCCACCGACAAGGCGGTGCAGAAAATCAGCACCCGCGACCTGCCGGTGACGGTGGCGCTCGGGGGCCACGGGGCGACGACGGTGGCCTCCACCATGCGGATTGCCGCGCTCGCCGGGATTCGCGTCTTTGCAACGGGTGGCACCGGCGGCGTGCACCGGGGCGCGGGCGAGACGATGGACATCAGCGCCGACCTGCTCGAACTCGCCCGCACCGACGTGTGCGTGGTGAGCGCCGGGGTCAAGAGCATTCTGGACATTGGCCTGACGCTGGAAGTGCTGGAAACGCAGGGCGTGCCCGCCATCACCCTCGGCGCCGATGAGTTTCCTGCCTTCTACTCGCGCCGCAGCGGCTTCAGCTCGCCGCTCACGGTCCAGACCCCCGCCGAGGCCGCCCGCGTGCTGAAGGTGAAGTGGGACCTGGGCCTGACCGGCGGCGTCCTGCTCGCCAATCCGGTGCCCGAAACCGCCGAGATTCCCGCCGAGGAGATGGAAACCCACATCACGCGGGCGCTGGCGGACATGGCCGCGCTTGGGCTGAGCGGCAAGGACACCACGCCGTACCTGCTGGGCCGCATCGTGGAACTCACCGGGGGCCGCAGCCTGGAGACGAACATCGCTCTAGTCCGCCACAACGCGGCGGCGGCGGCGCAGGTCGCGGCGGAGTACGCGCGGCTGGGCTGA
- a CDS encoding chloramphenicol acetyltransferase yields the protein MIFCPFPADWPRREAYAHYRRNPCSYSVTQRVDVTALRRSGRPFAPALIHAVCRTVNRLPALRMTEQGGVPGYWDEVCPAYTVFHPSTGTFSVLWTDYSPDFADFLTQYRADVERYGDDPAFFPKGPAPAHVVNLSIAPWLDFAAFNLDYGRDYLLPVFTAGRFSEEAGQVTLPLAVQANHAACDGWHVAEFFRVLGKELER from the coding sequence ATGATCTTCTGCCCCTTTCCCGCCGACTGGCCGCGCCGCGAGGCTTACGCGCACTACCGCCGCAACCCGTGCAGCTACTCGGTCACGCAGCGGGTAGACGTGACGGCGCTGCGCCGCTCCGGGCGGCCCTTCGCCCCGGCGCTGATTCATGCCGTCTGCCGCACGGTCAACCGGCTGCCTGCCCTACGGATGACCGAGCAAGGCGGCGTGCCGGGGTACTGGGACGAGGTGTGCCCGGCCTACACGGTCTTTCACCCGTCTACTGGGACATTTTCAGTGCTCTGGACGGACTATTCACCCGATTTCGCAGACTTTCTGACGCAGTACCGGGCGGACGTAGAACGCTACGGCGACGACCCCGCCTTCTTCCCCAAAGGCCCGGCCCCGGCGCACGTGGTCAACCTGTCCATTGCGCCCTGGCTGGACTTTGCAGCGTTCAATCTGGACTACGGGCGCGACTACCTGCTGCCGGTGTTCACGGCGGGGCGCTTCAGTGAGGAGGCCGGGCAGGTCACGTTGCCGCTGGCGGTGCAGGCGAACCACGCGGCGTGCGACGGCTGGCATGTGGCGGAGTTTTTCCGGGTGCTGGGAAAGGAGCTTGAGCGTTAG
- the der gene encoding ribosome biogenesis GTPase Der, whose amino-acid sequence MHKVAIVGRPNVGKSSLFNRLIGRREAVVADFPGVTRDAKEGLMLYHNHRITLIDTGGLWSGDEWEQAIREKAEWAMEGAQAVIFVLDPREGLSAADYEVADWLRRLGKPVIVTANKIDSQKHEPYLAELWGLGFGDPVAISAEHARGLDDLMDRVMKYLPEDDEDVPDIAPIRISLIGRPNVGKSSLLNAITQSDRAIVADLPGTTRDSLDVEWDYGGQRFVLVDTAGIRKKPDTAIEDFAIQRSQAAIERSDVIWLVVNATDIGDHELKLANLAYDSGKPVIVVVNKWDLVPDAELKSTEKDLNQKLHHISFAPRVYTSAINDYGIHDMLAEAMKLYEKWQSRIGTSELNRWLEVWQMKQRVPNFHGKPLRMYFMTQVETAPPTFAIFCNRADFVTRAYEGFLQNRIREDLELAGVPVRLKWKEKGPYKKGEADED is encoded by the coding sequence ATGCATAAAGTCGCCATCGTGGGCCGGCCCAACGTCGGCAAATCCAGCCTGTTCAACCGTCTCATTGGCCGGCGCGAAGCCGTGGTCGCCGACTTTCCCGGCGTGACCCGCGACGCCAAGGAAGGGCTGATGCTCTACCACAACCACCGCATCACCCTGATCGACACCGGCGGGCTGTGGAGCGGGGACGAGTGGGAACAGGCCATTCGTGAAAAGGCCGAGTGGGCGATGGAAGGTGCCCAGGCCGTCATCTTCGTTCTCGACCCGCGCGAGGGGCTCTCCGCCGCCGACTACGAGGTGGCCGACTGGTTGCGCCGCCTCGGCAAGCCGGTAATTGTCACCGCCAACAAAATCGACAGCCAGAAGCACGAGCCGTACCTCGCCGAGCTGTGGGGCCTGGGTTTCGGCGACCCGGTGGCGATCAGCGCCGAGCACGCCCGCGGCTTAGACGACCTGATGGACCGCGTGATGAAGTACCTGCCCGAGGACGACGAGGACGTGCCGGACATCGCGCCCATCCGCATTTCGCTCATCGGGCGGCCCAACGTGGGCAAGTCGAGCCTGCTCAACGCGATTACGCAGTCTGACCGCGCCATCGTGGCCGATCTGCCGGGCACCACCCGCGACTCGCTGGACGTGGAGTGGGACTACGGCGGGCAGCGCTTCGTGCTGGTGGACACGGCGGGCATTCGCAAAAAGCCCGACACCGCCATCGAGGACTTTGCCATTCAGCGCTCGCAGGCGGCCATCGAGCGCAGCGACGTGATCTGGCTGGTGGTCAACGCCACCGACATCGGCGACCACGAACTCAAGCTGGCGAACCTTGCCTATGACAGCGGCAAGCCAGTCATCGTGGTGGTCAACAAGTGGGACCTCGTGCCCGACGCCGAGCTCAAGAGCACCGAAAAAGACCTCAACCAGAAGCTGCACCACATCAGCTTCGCGCCGCGCGTCTACACCTCGGCCATCAACGACTACGGCATCCACGACATGCTCGCCGAGGCGATGAAGCTCTACGAGAAGTGGCAGTCGCGCATCGGCACCAGCGAACTCAACCGCTGGCTGGAAGTCTGGCAGATGAAGCAGCGCGTGCCGAACTTCCACGGCAAGCCGCTGAGGATGTACTTCATGACCCAGGTGGAAACCGCGCCGCCCACCTTCGCCATCTTCTGCAACCGCGCCGACTTCGTGACCCGCGCCTACGAGGGCTTCTTGCAAAACCGCATCCGCGAAGACCTCGAACTCGCTGGTGTGCCGGTGCGCCTGAAGTGGAAGGAAAAAGGGCCTTACAAGAAGGGCGAAGCGGACGAGGACTAA
- a CDS encoding MFS transporter has protein sequence MSASASSLPGEVALDPSEASRRNVASWAVTAACLIAFMGVGVVDPILPEIGRQLGATPTQVELLFTSYLGVMAVMTLFAGNIGAKLGRKRVALIGLGLIALFAAACGLSGSIPALAVFRGGWGLGSALFTPTALVLLLALIGHAEKAIMRYEAAIGLGMSMGPLLGGVLGSHSWRFPFFGAATLMLLALASVAAFVKVPESKEPPRPIGDVFRAYTRPAFLAVGLTGLLYYFGFFLLLGYTPLFLHLSTLNLGLMFFGWGILLGLGSTKLAEVLLRRVKASNVVMGALAGLTIIFALLGFAPFAVGVKVGLVVLSGVLFGLMNATLTTLSVEVSHMPRPTATSAYNFLRWLGAAAAPVSSGLIAEHLGGKMPYGFGAGAVALGLVITALAARQIDAARASDPHVH, from the coding sequence ATGTCTGCTTCTGCTTCTTCTCTGCCTGGCGAGGTGGCCCTCGATCCGTCGGAGGCCAGTCGGCGCAACGTCGCGTCGTGGGCGGTCACGGCGGCCTGCCTCATCGCCTTCATGGGCGTCGGGGTGGTGGACCCCATCCTGCCGGAAATCGGGCGCCAGCTCGGGGCCACGCCCACCCAGGTCGAATTGCTGTTCACCTCCTACCTCGGTGTCATGGCCGTCATGACCCTGTTTGCTGGCAACATCGGGGCCAAGCTGGGGCGCAAGCGGGTCGCGCTGATCGGCCTGGGTCTCATCGCGCTGTTCGCTGCCGCCTGCGGGCTGAGCGGGTCTATTCCAGCGCTCGCCGTCTTCCGTGGGGGCTGGGGTCTGGGGAGCGCCCTGTTCACGCCCACCGCGCTGGTGCTGCTGCTGGCGCTGATCGGGCACGCCGAAAAAGCCATCATGCGCTACGAAGCCGCCATCGGCCTGGGCATGAGCATGGGGCCGCTGCTCGGCGGCGTGCTCGGCTCGCACAGTTGGCGCTTTCCCTTTTTCGGGGCCGCCACGCTGATGCTGCTCGCCCTCGCCTCGGTGGCCGCCTTCGTCAAGGTGCCTGAGAGCAAGGAGCCGCCCCGGCCCATCGGTGACGTGTTCCGCGCTTACACTCGCCCGGCCTTTCTGGCGGTGGGCCTGACCGGGTTGCTGTACTACTTCGGTTTCTTCCTGCTGCTCGGTTACACCCCGCTGTTCCTCCACCTCAGCACCCTGAACCTGGGCCTGATGTTCTTCGGCTGGGGCATTTTGCTCGGCCTGGGCAGCACCAAGCTGGCCGAAGTGCTGCTGCGCCGCGTCAAGGCGAGCAACGTGGTGATGGGTGCGCTGGCGGGCCTGACCATCATTTTCGCGCTGCTGGGCTTTGCACCCTTCGCGGTGGGCGTCAAGGTCGGTCTGGTCGTGCTGAGCGGCGTGCTGTTCGGGCTGATGAACGCCACCCTGACCACCCTGAGCGTGGAAGTCAGTCACATGCCCCGGCCCACCGCCACGAGCGCCTACAACTTTCTGCGCTGGCTCGGTGCGGCGGCGGCCCCGGTGAGCAGCGGCTTGATTGCCGAGCACCTCGGCGGCAAGATGCCCTACGGCTTCGGCGCGGGCGCGGTGGCGCTGGGCCTGGTCATCACGGCGCTGGCGGCCCGGCAGATTGACGCGGCGCGGGCGAGCGACCCGCACGTTCACTGA
- a CDS encoding MFS transporter — protein sequence MTTVRRTLDVVTPLPLLLAAQCLGVMGSAAYSVAALWTLKAGGGDDRLLALAGALFALPVLLLGVPAGRLADRVDRKGILILAPLACAGVLGGVVWLAEGTAAALTVPLLLAGVLLNVALTFDEPAFLASLPELAGEGELGRINALHQLLMSAGSIGGALLGGVLASWGVGAAATVGLFAYLLCFLLVPLTRWPARVVVPTSPGIPRSSLSELWCQLSLDLRQLVVLVCAFITFAAPMPALLPSLVHDQLQLGPQALGALEAAFGAGFVLGGGLALLGVRPRGLAGLGLAVLVAGAVRLGLSVAGTLPVSAGLLLLGGSAVAVASIAAMTQLQEGAPATSRGAVLGAVSSLLAGAAPLGLGLATATLPALGLSGVLQGTGVVLLLLGLGALLRGRR from the coding sequence ATGACGACAGTTCGCCGGACTCTGGACGTAGTGACGCCGCTGCCTCTTTTGCTTGCTGCTCAGTGCTTGGGAGTGATGGGCAGCGCGGCATACAGCGTGGCGGCGCTGTGGACGCTGAAGGCCGGGGGAGGCGATGACCGCCTGCTGGCGCTGGCCGGTGCCCTTTTCGCCCTGCCGGTGTTACTCCTGGGTGTGCCGGCGGGCCGACTGGCCGACCGGGTGGACCGCAAAGGCATCTTGATCCTGGCGCCGCTCGCCTGCGCGGGCGTGCTGGGCGGGGTGGTGTGGCTCGCGGAAGGAACAGCCGCAGCGCTGACCGTGCCGCTGCTCCTGGCGGGCGTGCTGCTGAATGTGGCCCTGACTTTTGACGAACCTGCTTTTCTCGCTTCCTTGCCCGAACTCGCGGGGGAAGGAGAACTTGGCCGCATCAATGCCCTGCACCAGTTGCTGATGAGTGCCGGCAGCATCGGTGGGGCGCTGCTCGGCGGCGTGCTCGCCAGCTGGGGCGTGGGCGCGGCGGCGACGGTGGGTCTGTTCGCGTATCTGCTGTGTTTCCTGCTGGTGCCGCTGACCCGCTGGCCGGCGCGGGTAGTGGTGCCTACGTCGCCCGGCATCCCTCGCTCCAGCCTCAGCGAGCTGTGGTGTCAGCTATCGCTGGACCTGCGGCAACTGGTGGTGCTGGTGTGCGCCTTCATTACCTTCGCCGCGCCCATGCCGGCGCTGCTTCCGTCGCTGGTGCATGACCAGTTGCAGCTGGGTCCGCAGGCGCTGGGGGCGTTAGAGGCCGCCTTCGGTGCCGGGTTCGTGCTCGGGGGCGGGCTGGCGCTGCTGGGGGTGCGGCCCCGTGGCCTGGCCGGGCTGGGGCTCGCGGTCCTGGTGGCGGGCGCGGTTCGCCTGGGCCTGAGCGTCGCGGGCACGTTGCCGGTCAGCGCGGGTCTGTTACTGCTGGGCGGCTCAGCGGTGGCGGTGGCCTCCATCGCGGCCATGACGCAATTGCAGGAAGGGGCTCCTGCCACGAGCCGCGGCGCCGTGCTCGGCGCAGTGTCGAGCCTGTTGGCTGGGGCCGCGCCGTTGGGTTTGGGGCTGGCGACGGCGACGCTGCCAGCGCTGGGACTGTCAGGCGTCTTGCAGGGGACCGGGGTGGTGTTGCTCCTGCTGGGTTTGGGGGCGCTATTACGTGGAAGACGGTAG
- a CDS encoding ABC transporter ATP-binding protein, with amino-acid sequence MSAPPETVAGAPGNVIETRELRKVYRDRAVVDGLTLTVGAGEVFGFLGPNGAGKSTTVKMLLGLVIPSGGEARVLCGSPADPAVRARLGFLPEQFRFQLWMTAEEFLNFHGQLAGMKSNELRTRVPQVLEEVGLGGRGGEQLSGYSKGMLQRCGLAGAILARPQLVFLDEPTSALDPIGRVEVREIIERLKGEGVAVFLNSHLLSEVEQVCDRVAFVKAGRVLQQGSMRELMGGVIPVSVRVDRLTSELRAALQGIGEIHREDTNTPGRADLDLWLQSEAQVPAVAAAIHAAGAQLYALTPRRPDLESLFLELIEGPAGHAHGGHHA; translated from the coding sequence ATGAGTGCTCCCCCTGAAACAGTCGCCGGCGCCCCCGGCAACGTCATCGAGACCCGCGAGCTACGCAAAGTCTACCGGGACCGGGCGGTGGTGGACGGCCTGACCCTGACGGTGGGCGCGGGCGAGGTCTTCGGGTTTCTCGGGCCCAACGGCGCGGGCAAAAGCACCACCGTCAAGATGCTGCTGGGGCTGGTCATCCCGTCGGGCGGCGAGGCGCGGGTGCTGTGCGGCTCGCCCGCTGACCCGGCGGTGCGCGCCCGGCTGGGCTTTTTGCCTGAGCAGTTCCGTTTTCAACTGTGGATGACCGCCGAGGAGTTCCTGAACTTTCACGGCCAGCTCGCCGGAATGAAGTCGAATGAGTTGCGGACGCGGGTGCCGCAGGTGCTCGAAGAAGTCGGCCTCGGCGGACGCGGCGGCGAGCAGCTCAGCGGTTACTCCAAGGGGATGCTGCAACGCTGCGGGCTGGCTGGGGCGATTCTGGCGCGGCCCCAGCTGGTCTTTCTGGACGAACCGACCTCGGCGCTCGACCCGATTGGCCGGGTGGAAGTGCGCGAGATTATCGAGCGGCTCAAGGGCGAAGGCGTGGCGGTCTTTCTGAATTCGCACCTGCTCTCGGAAGTCGAGCAGGTCTGTGACCGGGTGGCCTTCGTCAAGGCGGGCCGGGTCTTGCAGCAGGGCAGTATGCGCGAGCTGATGGGCGGGGTGATTCCGGTCAGCGTGCGTGTGGACCGCCTGACATCCGAGCTGCGCGCCGCCTTGCAGGGCATCGGCGAGATTCACCGCGAGGACACCAACACCCCGGGCCGCGCCGACCTCGACCTGTGGCTGCAAAGTGAAGCGCAGGTGCCTGCGGTGGCGGCGGCGATTCACGCGGCGGGCGCGCAACTCTACGCCCTGACCCCGCGCCGGCCCGACCTCGAAAGCCTGTTCCTGGAACTCATCGAAGGGCCGGCGGGCCACGCTCACGGAGGCCACCATGCGTAA
- a CDS encoding ABC transporter permease subunit, with the protein MRNFWHSARLMAELALREAVRKKLVAVLLVLSALFLGFYLFGIYKIDDQLNQRAIEAGLEHRSRTGLANTPLMYATMFGMYLVYFLGSLMSVLSTVGAVSGDIESGVMQSVLARPVSRAGLVAGRWLGFALVNMAYVALLSAGLLGGVYLITGYTPPEIWPALALIELAMALLTGLTVLGSTLFSTLANGIGVFVLYGVGSSGGILSLIGSISNNPTVSTLGRVANVLMPTNALWLGASYHLQPDLLRQAGRGVPNPVFGSEPVATGLVVWAAVLTLLAVGAAMWRLSRRDL; encoded by the coding sequence ATGCGTAACTTCTGGCATTCGGCGCGGCTGATGGCCGAACTCGCGCTGCGCGAGGCGGTGCGGAAAAAACTGGTGGCGGTGCTGCTGGTGCTCAGCGCCCTGTTCCTCGGCTTTTACCTCTTCGGCATCTACAAAATCGACGACCAGCTCAACCAGCGCGCCATCGAGGCTGGGCTGGAGCACCGCAGCCGCACCGGGCTCGCCAACACGCCGCTGATGTACGCGACGATGTTCGGGATGTACCTCGTGTACTTTCTCGGCTCGCTGATGAGCGTGCTGTCCACTGTGGGCGCGGTAAGTGGCGACATCGAAAGCGGCGTGATGCAGAGCGTCCTCGCCCGCCCGGTCAGCCGCGCCGGGCTGGTGGCGGGGCGCTGGCTGGGCTTTGCACTCGTCAACATGGCGTATGTGGCGCTCCTCTCGGCGGGACTGCTCGGCGGCGTGTACCTCATTACCGGCTACACCCCGCCCGAAATCTGGCCCGCGCTGGCGCTCATCGAACTGGCGATGGCGCTGCTCACCGGGCTGACGGTGCTCGGCAGCACGCTGTTTTCCACCCTCGCCAACGGCATCGGCGTCTTTGTGCTCTACGGCGTGGGGTCGAGCGGCGGCATCCTGAGCCTCATCGGGAGCATTTCCAACAACCCCACCGTGTCCACGCTGGGCCGCGTCGCCAACGTTTTGATGCCCACCAACGCGCTGTGGCTGGGCGCGAGCTACCACCTGCAACCCGACCTGCTCCGTCAGGCGGGGCGCGGCGTACCTAACCCGGTGTTCGGCAGCGAGCCGGTGGCGACCGGGCTGGTGGTCTGGGCGGCGGTCCTCACCCTGCTTGCCGTAGGGGCGGCAATGTGGCGTTTGAGCCGGCGCGACCTGTAA
- a CDS encoding helix-turn-helix domain-containing protein translates to MSDSFSTSSPAPACSSECECLTVTDARQAAAMIHPEFSPLMDALTGREASVGALARELDWPLDTAHYRVKKLLRLGLLRVVREEKRAGRPVKVYRAVADAFFLPYSSFTHATLEEKFLRHELQVARSLVRSYVRLLHDTFPQPGTLGPYLFRDEAGHLQEDLAAAPGKLLDLAAAFPTTTEHLRSLTLTDAEARHLRDVLDALAAEFPRRRAGQPLTHMLRLWLVPAREEDWQ, encoded by the coding sequence ATGTCAGATTCCTTTTCCACTAGCTCGCCCGCACCGGCTTGCTCAAGCGAGTGCGAGTGCCTGACCGTGACCGACGCTCGGCAGGCCGCCGCCATGATTCACCCCGAGTTCAGCCCCCTGATGGACGCCCTGACTGGACGCGAAGCGAGCGTGGGTGCCCTGGCACGCGAGCTGGACTGGCCGCTGGACACTGCCCACTACCGGGTCAAGAAACTGCTGCGGCTTGGACTGCTGCGCGTGGTGCGCGAGGAAAAACGGGCCGGACGCCCGGTCAAGGTCTACCGCGCGGTGGCCGACGCCTTTTTTCTGCCCTACTCGTCGTTTACCCACGCCACGCTGGAAGAGAAGTTCCTGCGCCACGAACTGCAGGTGGCCCGCTCGCTGGTCCGCAGCTACGTGCGGTTGCTGCACGACACGTTCCCACAGCCCGGCACCCTCGGCCCTTACCTCTTCCGCGACGAGGCCGGGCACCTGCAAGAAGACCTCGCCGCAGCGCCGGGAAAGCTGCTGGACCTCGCTGCCGCCTTTCCCACGACCACCGAACACCTGCGTTCCTTGACGCTGACCGACGCCGAAGCCCGGCACCTCCGCGACGTTCTGGACGCCCTGGCGGCAGAGTTTCCCCGACGCCGCGCCGGGCAGCCACTCACGCACATGCTGCGGCTGTGGCTCGTTCCCGCCCGCGAGGAGGACTGGCAGTAG
- a CDS encoding DinB family protein, whose product MSETQHWLDGIVDILREALEGGEPGQGTAFVENTGADGVRYGLLPTLARLSAAQASQEVYGTSVAGHARHTAFHLEVLIRWDRDGERGPFDWKGSFLPMQTSEEEWPAVQQRLRDAYEAVVAFEASQRSQAPNGDLSGSFAGAAAHAAYHLGAIRQLIKVVA is encoded by the coding sequence ATGTCTGAAACTCAGCACTGGTTGGACGGCATCGTGGATATCTTGCGCGAGGCGTTGGAAGGCGGCGAGCCGGGGCAGGGCACCGCTTTCGTGGAAAATACGGGCGCTGACGGCGTGCGTTATGGGCTGTTGCCCACGCTCGCCCGGCTGAGCGCGGCCCAGGCCAGTCAGGAGGTGTACGGCACCAGCGTGGCGGGGCACGCCCGGCACACCGCTTTTCATTTGGAGGTGCTGATTCGCTGGGACCGCGACGGCGAGCGCGGGCCTTTCGACTGGAAAGGCAGTTTCTTGCCCATGCAGACCAGCGAAGAGGAGTGGCCGGCGGTGCAGCAGCGGCTGCGCGACGCTTACGAAGCCGTCGTCGCTTTTGAAGCCTCGCAGCGGAGTCAGGCCCCGAACGGCGACCTGAGCGGCAGCTTTGCGGGCGCGGCGGCCCACGCGGCGTACCATCTGGGCGCCATCCGGCAGCTGATCAAAGTGGTGGCCTAA
- a CDS encoding MerR family transcriptional regulator, with the protein MTEPARYKVGEVAARLGLTLRTLKYYEELGLVTPERTDSRYRMYSEADVQRLERIRRMRALGLSLGTIQAISTHPQESDPDGRQVLTQEALHTLESDLSSQLTVLSTRITAAEKELKDARALRRDVQRDLDYVQRRLAGAQVGELLREKDPA; encoded by the coding sequence ATGACCGAACCGGCCCGCTACAAGGTGGGTGAAGTGGCCGCCCGGCTGGGCCTGACGCTGCGGACCCTAAAGTACTATGAGGAACTTGGGCTGGTCACGCCGGAGCGCACCGACAGCCGCTACCGTATGTATTCGGAAGCCGACGTGCAGCGCTTGGAACGCATTCGCCGGATGCGCGCGCTGGGCCTGAGCCTGGGCACCATTCAGGCGATTTCCACCCACCCGCAGGAGAGCGACCCCGACGGGCGGCAGGTGCTTACCCAGGAAGCGCTGCACACCCTGGAAAGCGACCTGAGCAGCCAGCTCACGGTGCTGAGTACACGCATTACCGCCGCCGAAAAGGAACTGAAGGACGCCCGTGCCCTGCGCCGCGACGTGCAGCGCGACCTCGACTACGTGCAGCGGCGGCTGGCCGGGGCGCAGGTAGGTGAATTGCTGCGGGAGAAAGACCCGGCGTAA